CTTCGGCCTCGACCAGGTGCGCTACTTCTTCCTGCGCGAGGTGTCGTTCGGCCAGGACGGCAGCTACAGCGAGGAAGCCATCATCGGCCGGATCAACGCCGACCTGGCCAACGAGCTGGGCAACCTGGCGCAGCGCTCCCTGTCGATGGTCGCCAAGAACCTCGACGGCGTGGTGCCCGACCCGGGCACGTTCACCGACGACGACACGACGCTGCTGGCGGCGGCCGACGCGCTGCTGGAGCAGGTGCGCGCGCACTATGACGTGCCGGCGATGCACCTTGCGCTGGAAGCGGTCTGGTCGGTGCTGGGCGCGGCGAACCGCTACTTCTCCGCGCAGGAGCCGTGGGTGCTGCGCAAATCAGACGATCCCGCCGACCAGCAGCGGTTCGGTACGGTGCTCTACACGACGCTCGAAGTGTTGCGTATTGCAACGCTGCTGACGCAGCCGGTGATGCCGGACTCGACGGCCAAGCTGCTCGACCTGCTCGGCCAGCCGACCGACGCACGCGACTTCGACTCGATCGGTGCCCGGATCAAACCCGGCACCGAACTGCCCGCTCCGACCGGGGTTTTCCCCCGCTACCAGATGGACTGAGATGGCTGTACTACACGACAAATTGCAGGCGATCTACACCGAAGTCGCGCAACGGAACGCCGGCGAGCAGGAATTCCATCAAGCCGTCAACGAGGTGCTGACCAGCCTCGGACCGGTGGTGGCCAAGCATCCCGAATACGCCGACGGCGCCATCATCCGCCGGCTGTGCGAACCCGAACGGCAGATCATCTTCCGCGTGCCGTGGCAGGACGATTCCGGCGCTTCGCAGATCAACCGCGGCTTCCGCGTCGAGTTCAACTCGGCCCTCGGCCCGTTCAAGGGCGGCCTGCGGTTCCACCCGTCGGTGTACCTCGGCATCGTGAAGTTCCTCGGCTTCGAGCAGATCTTCAAGAACTCGCTGACCGGCCTGCCGATCGGCGGCGGCAAGGGCGGGTCGGACTTCGACCCGAAGGGCCGCTCCGACGCCGAGATCATGCGGTTCTGTCAGTCGTTCATGACCGAGCTGTACCGCCACATCGGCGAGTACACCGATGTGCCGGCCGGCGACATCGGGGTCGGCATGCGCGAAATCGGTTACCTCTTCGGCCAATACAAGCGGATCACCAACCGCTACGAGTCGGGCGTGCTCACCGGCAAGGGCCTGACGTGGGGCGGATCGCAGGTCCGCACCGAGGCCACCGGGTACGGCACGGTGTTCTTCGTCGACGAGATCCTGCGATCCACCGGGCAGTCCTTCGACGGCAAGCAGGTGGTGGTGTCCGGCTCGGGCAACGTGGCGATCTACGCGATCGAGAAGGTGCACGCACTCGGCGGCACGGTGGTGGCCTGCTCGGACTCCAGCGGCTATGTGCACGACGAGAAGGGCATCGACCTCGACCTGCTCAAAGAGGTCAAGGAACTGCGCCGCGGCCGGATCGAGGATTACGCCGAGGCCCGCGGCGGCGCGGCGCGCGTCGTGACCGGTCGCAGCGTCTGGGAGGTGCCCTGCGACATCGCCCTGCCCTGCGCCACCCAGAACGAGGTGTCGGGCGCCGACGCGACCGCGCTGATCAAGTCCGGCTGCCAGATCGTGGCCGAGGGCGCCAACATGCCGTGCACCCCCGACGCGGTGAAGTACTTCGAGGAGGCCGGGGTGCGGTTCGCCCCGGGCAAGGCGGCGAACGCCGGCGGCGTGGCCACCAGCGCGCTGGAAATGCAGCAGAACGCCTCGCGGGACTCGTGGACCTTCGACGACACCGAGGCGCGGCTGGCCGACATCATGCGGCGCATCCACGACCGGTGCCTGACCACCGCCGACGAGTACGGACAGCCGGGCAACTACGTGGCCGGTGCCAACATCGCCGGGTTCATCCGGGTGGCCGACGCGATGCTGGCCCTCGGCCTGGTCTAAAGGGTGATCTAGGCCACATCTCCTCCGGCGGCTGTCACAAATCCGGGCGGCCCGGTGTCTTGAGGGCACAAGCCTTGAGAGGAGACACCATGAGTGCACAGAACGCCCGAGTGATCGTGATCGGCGGAGGCTACGCCGGGGTGCTGGCGGCCAACCGGCTGCAGGGCACCCCGGGAGTGGCTGTCACGCTGGTCA
The genomic region above belongs to Mycolicibacterium sp. HK-90 and contains:
- the gdhA gene encoding NADP-specific glutamate dehydrogenase — its product is MAVLHDKLQAIYTEVAQRNAGEQEFHQAVNEVLTSLGPVVAKHPEYADGAIIRRLCEPERQIIFRVPWQDDSGASQINRGFRVEFNSALGPFKGGLRFHPSVYLGIVKFLGFEQIFKNSLTGLPIGGGKGGSDFDPKGRSDAEIMRFCQSFMTELYRHIGEYTDVPAGDIGVGMREIGYLFGQYKRITNRYESGVLTGKGLTWGGSQVRTEATGYGTVFFVDEILRSTGQSFDGKQVVVSGSGNVAIYAIEKVHALGGTVVACSDSSGYVHDEKGIDLDLLKEVKELRRGRIEDYAEARGGAARVVTGRSVWEVPCDIALPCATQNEVSGADATALIKSGCQIVAEGANMPCTPDAVKYFEEAGVRFAPGKAANAGGVATSALEMQQNASRDSWTFDDTEARLADIMRRIHDRCLTTADEYGQPGNYVAGANIAGFIRVADAMLALGLV